The following coding sequences lie in one Mycobacterium sp. Z3061 genomic window:
- a CDS encoding 3-keto-5-aminohexanoate cleavage protein, protein MSVLLTVAPTGPIATKADNPALPTTPEEIATAVEQAYHAGASVAHIHLRDEYERPTADLDIARRTMDLIADRCPILIQMSTGVGLSVPFEEREKLVELRPRMATLNPCSMSFGRGEFRNPPDAVRRLAGRMAELDIKPELEIYDTGHLEACLRLWAEGLLAEPLQFSIVLGVQGGMAATADNLLTMVRRLPPRAIWQVIAIGRANLELTAMGLALGGNARVGLEDTLYLRKGELAPSNLALVSRTVRLAHALDLPLASVEEAEAVLQLPAGRGVRA, encoded by the coding sequence GTGAGCGTCCTGTTGACGGTTGCGCCGACCGGGCCCATCGCGACCAAGGCCGACAACCCGGCCCTGCCCACCACTCCGGAGGAGATCGCGACCGCCGTCGAGCAGGCCTACCACGCCGGCGCGTCGGTCGCCCACATCCACCTGCGCGACGAATACGAAAGGCCCACAGCCGATCTGGATATCGCGCGGCGCACGATGGATCTGATCGCCGATCGTTGTCCGATCCTGATCCAGATGTCGACCGGAGTCGGCCTCAGCGTGCCGTTCGAAGAACGCGAGAAGCTGGTGGAGCTGCGGCCGCGGATGGCCACGCTCAACCCGTGCTCAATGAGTTTCGGCCGCGGGGAATTTCGCAACCCGCCGGATGCGGTGCGCCGGCTGGCCGGTCGCATGGCCGAGCTGGACATCAAGCCGGAGCTGGAGATCTACGACACCGGCCATCTGGAGGCCTGCCTGCGGCTGTGGGCCGAGGGACTGCTAGCCGAGCCGCTGCAGTTCAGCATCGTGCTCGGGGTGCAGGGTGGGATGGCTGCCACCGCCGATAACCTGCTCACCATGGTGCGCCGGCTACCCCCGAGGGCGATCTGGCAGGTCATCGCGATCGGTCGGGCCAACCTGGAACTCACCGCGATGGGTTTGGCGCTCGGCGGCAACGCCCGGGTGGGGCTCGAAGACACGTTATATCTGCGGAAGGGTGAGCTGGCGCCGAGCAATCTGGCGCTGGTATCCCGCACTGTGCGGCTCGCCCATGCCCTGGACCTGCCGCTGGCCTCTGTGGAAGAAGCCGAGGCTGTGCTGCAACTGCCGGCCGGGAGAGGAGTGCGGGCATGA
- a CDS encoding IclR family transcriptional regulator has product MTVAPETAEVRSGGIQVIARAAEILRLLQSHPGGLNQAEICERVGMARSTVSRILNALEDEGLVASRRGARGPYRLGPEIARMANTVRLGVVTDMHPFLTDLSRSLNETVDLSILDGDRADFIDQVVAPHRLQAVSAVGETFPLYCSANGKALLAALPADQLAQAMPKRLVQLTPNTITDQAALRDELDRVRTEGVAYDREEQTEGICAVGAVLHGVSDVLVAVSVPVPAQRFYGREAELAQVLRAWVAKVDTRSRVRY; this is encoded by the coding sequence ATGACAGTCGCGCCGGAGACTGCGGAAGTCCGCAGCGGTGGCATTCAGGTCATTGCCCGGGCCGCCGAGATACTGCGGCTGCTGCAGTCGCACCCGGGTGGCTTGAATCAGGCCGAGATCTGCGAGCGGGTCGGGATGGCGCGGTCGACAGTGAGCCGGATATTGAACGCACTGGAAGACGAAGGGCTGGTCGCGTCGCGCCGGGGTGCCCGGGGGCCCTACCGGTTGGGCCCCGAGATCGCGCGGATGGCCAACACGGTGCGCCTCGGGGTGGTCACCGACATGCACCCGTTCCTGACCGACCTGTCGCGCAGCCTCAATGAGACGGTGGACCTGTCGATTCTGGACGGCGACCGCGCCGACTTCATCGACCAGGTGGTCGCGCCGCACCGCCTGCAGGCGGTGAGCGCGGTGGGGGAGACGTTCCCGCTGTACTGCAGCGCCAACGGCAAGGCGCTGTTGGCGGCGCTGCCCGCCGACCAGCTTGCTCAGGCCATGCCCAAGCGGCTGGTGCAGCTCACCCCGAACACCATCACCGATCAGGCCGCTTTGCGTGACGAGCTGGATCGGGTCCGGACCGAAGGCGTCGCCTATGACCGCGAAGAGCAGACCGAAGGCATCTGCGCGGTGGGGGCGGTGCTGCACGGTGTGAGTGATGTGCTGGTGGCCGTCAGCGTGCCGGTGCCGGCACAACGCTTCTACGGCCGCGAGGCCGAACTCGCCCAGGTGTTGCGGGCGTGGGTCGCAAAGGTCGACACCCGGTCCCGCGTAAGGTATTGA
- a CDS encoding lipocalin-like domain-containing protein, whose product MSKSLRDNLVGAWRLVSYVERDSPDGPARYPHGEDAQGLIMYTPDGYMSAQIQSSGRPDYDRPVASGGTPEQAAAAALGYLAYSGRYFVDEQTGDIRHQATLSLVPNYLGQFHLRHSDLAGDRLTLSSELALPDGRTVYSSLLWERASASDAQVA is encoded by the coding sequence GTGTCAAAATCATTGCGCGACAATCTTGTTGGAGCCTGGAGGCTCGTTTCCTACGTGGAGCGGGACAGTCCCGACGGGCCGGCCAGGTACCCGCACGGAGAGGATGCCCAGGGCTTGATCATGTACACCCCGGACGGGTACATGTCGGCGCAGATCCAGTCCTCGGGGCGGCCGGACTACGACCGCCCGGTGGCCAGTGGCGGCACCCCGGAGCAGGCGGCCGCCGCAGCGCTGGGATACCTGGCCTACAGCGGGCGGTACTTCGTCGATGAACAGACCGGTGACATCCGGCATCAGGCGACGCTGTCGTTGGTGCCGAATTATCTGGGCCAGTTCCATCTGCGGCACAGCGACCTCGCCGGCGACCGGCTGACCCTGTCGTCGGAGTTGGCCCTGCCCGACGGGCGGACGGTGTACTCCTCGCTGCTGTGGGAGCGGGCTTCGGCTTCCGACGCGCAGGTGGCCTAG
- a CDS encoding PE family protein has product MSLVIAATDTLAMAAASLEDISSSLTAATSTAAGPTTGLLAAAGDEVSAAIASLFSGHGQQFQQLSARATTLHSQFVQTLNSAGGAYAAAEAANTELLSVLERDLHSLAAFDPVKVLTGRPLIGDGANGANSTTPGVAGGAGGKGGWIFGSGGNGGFGGAGAAGGAGGSAGLWGHGGNGGAGGNAMAAGGNGGNGGTGGANGLIGGGNGGIGGSGGLGGAGVPGVTGGSNGAGGAGGLGGNGGNGGSNRQLFSLNGSSGAGGQGGLGGAGGAGAAGAGGVLGVSGVDGGLGGIGDEGGNGGAGGSGGAGGSAGTNYSFIGGHLGANGTNGDGGHGGSGGHGGTGGNGADATTAGNAGGQGGVGGNGGTAGAGGHAGNGAGTAGTAGNAGTGGLGGTGGDGGKGFDGVAGTGTNGTDGGAGGAGGNGGSAGVGGTNGTGGVGGGGGGGGTGGSITGGVAGKGGAGGDGGAGGDGGQGVAVAGGDGGQGGAAGGGGGGGTGTRGSSGDAFGGGGGGGGAGGAGGNAGTVGGTGGASGTGGSGGTGGTATGNFTNGGGGTGGGGGEGATANSAAPPAEAAEAAAEADGLAPTLLAPAGAAEAAVRPAPRAVPSALAALAAPLPPDALAVPASEAAEPLAVPATPAAAAVAAEAPPDPQPAAPATPPPGAPAAAVTEAATAATAPSPPAEAGRAAKAASSSAVPVVTAGQANTG; this is encoded by the coding sequence ATGTCACTTGTCATCGCAGCAACAGACACATTGGCGATGGCCGCAGCGAGTCTTGAGGACATCAGTTCATCGCTGACTGCGGCAACTAGTACGGCCGCCGGTCCGACCACCGGGCTGTTGGCCGCCGCCGGTGATGAGGTGTCGGCAGCCATCGCGTCGCTATTTTCTGGCCACGGTCAACAGTTCCAGCAGCTCAGCGCACGAGCGACGACACTCCACTCCCAGTTTGTACAAACCTTGAACAGCGCGGGGGGTGCGTATGCGGCCGCCGAGGCGGCCAATACTGAGCTGTTGTCCGTTCTGGAGCGCGACCTGCATAGTCTGGCGGCCTTTGACCCCGTGAAGGTGTTGACGGGGCGCCCGCTGATCGGTGACGGCGCCAACGGCGCGAACAGCACGACCCCCGGCGTGGCTGGCGGCGCGGGTGGGAAGGGCGGGTGGATTTTCGGCAGCGGTGGCAATGGTGGGTTCGGTGGGGCCGGCGCGGCCGGTGGGGCTGGCGGCTCGGCTGGGCTGTGGGGCCACGGCGGTAACGGAGGAGCGGGCGGCAACGCCATGGCCGCCGGCGGGAATGGCGGTAACGGCGGGACCGGTGGGGCCAATGGGCTGATCGGAGGGGGTAATGGCGGGATAGGTGGGTCCGGTGGGCTCGGTGGGGCTGGGGTGCCCGGTGTGACCGGTGGCAGCAATGGTGCAGGCGGTGCGGGCGGCCTTGGCGGTAACGGCGGCAATGGTGGGTCGAATAGGCAACTGTTCTCGCTGAACGGCAGCAGTGGTGCTGGCGGCCAGGGCGGCCTCGGTGGGGCAGGTGGGGCCGGCGCGGCGGGTGCGGGCGGCGTGCTTGGCGTGTCCGGAGTCGACGGTGGCCTCGGCGGCATCGGCGATGAGGGCGGTAACGGCGGAGCGGGCGGTAGCGGCGGGGCCGGCGGCTCCGCTGGCACCAACTACTCGTTTATCGGCGGGCACCTGGGCGCAAACGGTACCAACGGCGACGGCGGCCACGGCGGCAGCGGCGGGCATGGCGGCACCGGCGGCAACGGCGCTGACGCCACGACCGCGGGCAATGCCGGCGGCCAGGGCGGCGTCGGTGGCAACGGCGGTACCGCGGGTGCTGGCGGTCACGCCGGCAACGGCGCCGGGACCGCGGGCACCGCGGGCAACGCCGGCACCGGCGGGCTGGGCGGTACCGGCGGCGATGGCGGTAAGGGCTTCGACGGTGTGGCCGGCACGGGCACGAACGGGACCGACGGCGGCGCGGGTGGCGCGGGCGGTAATGGCGGCAGTGCGGGCGTCGGGGGCACCAACGGCACCGGCGGCGTCGGCGGCGGAGGCGGCGGAGGCGGCACCGGCGGCAGCATTACCGGGGGCGTCGCCGGGAAAGGCGGCGCCGGTGGCGACGGCGGCGCCGGCGGCGACGGTGGCCAAGGGGTCGCCGTGGCCGGTGGCGACGGTGGCCAGGGCGGTGCCGCTGGCGGGGGCGGCGGAGGCGGCACCGGCACGCGCGGCTCCTCTGGCGATGCCTTCGGGGGAGGCGGAGGTGGCGGAGGCGCCGGGGGCGCCGGTGGCAACGCGGGCACCGTCGGTGGCACAGGCGGGGCCAGCGGCACAGGCGGTAGCGGCGGCACCGGCGGGACCGCAACGGGCAATTTCACCAACGGTGGCGGAGGCACCGGCGGCGGAGGCGGCGAAGGCGCCACCGCCAACAGCGCGGCGCCACCGGCGGAGGCGGCGGAGGCGGCGGCGGAGGCGGATGGGCTAGCTCCAACATTGTTAGCTCCGGCGGGGGCGGCGGAGGCGGCGGTGCGGCCGGCGCCGCGGGCGGTGCCGTCGGCGCTGGCGGCACTGGCGGCACCGCTACCGCCGGACGCCCTGGCGGTACCGGCGTCGGAGGCGGCGGAGCCCTTAGCGGTCCCGGCAACTCCGGCGGCGGCGGCGGTGGCGGCGGAAGCGCCGCCGGACCCTCAACCGGCCGCTCCGGCGACCCCGCCGCCGGGAGCGCCGGCGGCAGCGGTAACGGAGGCGGCGACGGCGGCAACGGCGCCGTCACCCCCGGCGGAGGCGGGCAGGGCGGCGAAGGCGGCGAGTTCGTCGGCAGTGCCGGTGGTCACGGCCGGTCAGGCTAACACCGGCTAA
- a CDS encoding beta-1,3-glucanase family protein, which produces MAFVHVGPQRVGVAAADLVRLETVISAANATARASTTQLLAAAEDEVSAAVASLWGAHGQAYQAISAQAAKFHQQFVQAINAGAGAYAAAEATNASLVQTALDVINAPTNALLGRPLIGDGANGAAGTGQDGGPGGLLWGNGGAGGSGAPGKTGGAGGPAGLFGNGGTGGAGGVGVTGLTGAAGERGAIGGTGGAGGVGGHGGLLWGNGGAGGLGGVGGTGGSGGPANGAGVVGGGGPGGAGGLGGAGGAPGLLGTAGPAGLDGNLGATGATGTGGGGGGGGIVVPGGFAEYFVNNTGLSADQIYVTEIGQTTPGHWSWIDQNGVAHAIDHNAANAPGHLTKNGVNYANMSFTLAQANNLASMPSEFQGGRIFLSMKQPLYIGISSDNSGWAGPNPTNPADPNYSTVYDWYEMTFKNGAVPFGGNTTQVDQFGFPFSFNVTQNSTGFSATAGMTLSRDQVFQQFATSVPAEFQGLVLHDATGNPLRIVAPRTIQPGALSTWLDPSINDFWTTYQTNQFNYQGAGYTVHGSVDASNHFVYSVTTSAGNTTTYSMTKPTTAQTFAANGPFVGSGQQGAFLAELDAAFNRGVATSPSQWANVAAYYPTGGRWNNFAQFFHANSINHLAYGFPYDDVNSQSSVVILGNSQPPTQLSFDLRN; this is translated from the coding sequence ATGGCGTTTGTACACGTGGGACCGCAGCGGGTGGGGGTTGCGGCAGCGGATTTGGTCAGGTTGGAGACGGTGATCAGCGCGGCCAATGCGACGGCGCGGGCGTCGACGACGCAGCTGCTGGCGGCAGCCGAGGACGAGGTATCGGCGGCGGTCGCGTCGTTGTGGGGCGCGCATGGGCAGGCCTATCAGGCAATCAGCGCCCAGGCCGCGAAGTTCCACCAACAGTTTGTTCAGGCAATAAACGCGGGGGCTGGCGCTTACGCAGCCGCGGAGGCGACGAACGCCTCCCTAGTGCAAACCGCGTTGGACGTGATCAACGCACCCACGAACGCGTTGTTGGGCCGGCCGTTGATCGGTGACGGCGCCAACGGGGCAGCTGGGACCGGCCAGGACGGCGGGCCGGGCGGCCTGCTGTGGGGTAACGGCGGTGCCGGCGGATCCGGTGCGCCCGGAAAAACCGGTGGCGCCGGTGGGCCGGCGGGATTGTTCGGTAACGGTGGAACTGGCGGTGCCGGCGGCGTTGGCGTGACCGGCCTGACCGGGGCCGCGGGGGAGCGCGGCGCTATCGGCGGCACCGGCGGGGCGGGCGGGGTCGGCGGTCATGGCGGGCTGTTGTGGGGCAACGGGGGCGCCGGCGGGCTCGGCGGGGTCGGGGGCACGGGTGGATCGGGGGGTCCGGCCAATGGCGCGGGTGTCGTCGGTGGCGGTGGTCCCGGCGGCGCCGGTGGCCTCGGGGGCGCGGGTGGAGCGCCCGGACTGCTCGGCACTGCAGGTCCCGCCGGCCTCGACGGCAACCTCGGCGCCACCGGCGCGACCGGCACCGGCGGAGGCGGTGGCGGCGGAGGCATCGTCGTGCCCGGAGGTTTCGCCGAATACTTCGTCAACAACACCGGTTTGAGCGCCGACCAGATCTACGTGACCGAGATCGGCCAGACGACACCCGGCCACTGGTCGTGGATCGACCAGAACGGCGTCGCGCACGCGATCGATCACAACGCCGCCAATGCTCCCGGTCACCTCACGAAGAACGGCGTGAATTACGCCAATATGTCATTCACGCTCGCGCAGGCGAACAACCTCGCCTCAATGCCGTCGGAGTTTCAGGGTGGCCGCATATTTCTGTCGATGAAGCAGCCGCTCTATATCGGCATCAGCTCCGACAATTCGGGCTGGGCGGGCCCCAACCCGACGAATCCTGCCGATCCCAACTACTCCACGGTTTACGACTGGTACGAGATGACTTTCAAGAACGGAGCAGTTCCGTTCGGCGGCAACACAACTCAGGTAGACCAGTTCGGATTCCCGTTCTCCTTCAACGTGACCCAGAACTCCACCGGTTTTTCGGCCACCGCCGGCATGACTCTGTCGCGGGATCAGGTCTTCCAACAATTCGCGACCTCGGTCCCAGCCGAATTCCAGGGATTGGTTCTGCACGATGCCACCGGCAATCCGCTGCGCATCGTCGCCCCGCGGACCATCCAGCCCGGAGCGCTGTCCACCTGGCTTGATCCATCGATCAACGACTTCTGGACGACCTACCAGACCAACCAATTCAACTACCAGGGCGCCGGTTACACGGTGCATGGCAGCGTCGATGCCAGCAATCATTTCGTATATAGCGTGACCACCAGTGCGGGCAACACCACGACGTACTCGATGACGAAGCCCACAACGGCGCAAACCTTCGCCGCCAATGGCCCATTCGTCGGCAGTGGTCAACAGGGGGCTTTCCTGGCCGAACTCGACGCGGCGTTCAACCGCGGTGTGGCGACCTCGCCAAGCCAATGGGCCAACGTTGCCGCCTATTACCCGACGGGTGGGCGGTGGAACAACTTCGCACAGTTCTTCCACGCCAACAGCATCAACCACCTCGCCTACGGCTTTCCCTACGACGACGTGAACAGCCAGAGTTCGGTAGTCATCCTCGGCAACTCACAGCCACCGACTCAATTGTCGTTCGACCTCCGAAATTGA
- a CDS encoding PE domain-containing protein, which translates to MAHVVVGPQRVGIAAGDLVRLGSVIGAANATARASTTQLLAAAEDEVSAAVAALFGEHGQAYQAISTQAARFHQQFVQSISAGSGAYAAAEATNASLVQTALDVINAPSNALLGRPLIGNGTNGTAGTGEAGGPGGLLWGNGGDGGSGAPGQTGGAGGAAGLFGNGGAGGAGGGGVTGKTGIPGQIGGVGGGGGAGGAGGHGGLLWGNGGAGGVGGAGGTGGTGGPTNPAGVVGAGGPGGAGGLGGAGGPAGLFGTAGQTGATGATGATGSGGGGGGGGGGFTTIWRDDFTGAAGSPVNGANWLYDLGHGYPGGANNWGTGEIESMTNSTNNVYLDGNGHLAIKPIRDAAGNWTSGRIETQRTDFAAPTGGVLRIEASIQQPNVDTTNGKGYWPAFWALGDAARPVGASNWPSIGELDIMESINGRSSVFGTVHGGTAPGGPFNEFNGIGSGERPVTGAQTSFHTYAIELDRSTSVEQLRWYLDGNNYFSVNANQVPAADWNNATHHGFFVILNVAMGGGFPAAFGGGPTAATLSGQPMLVDYVSVSTKG; encoded by the coding sequence ATGGCACATGTAGTGGTGGGACCGCAGCGGGTGGGGATAGCGGCAGGGGATCTGGTGAGGTTGGGGTCGGTGATCGGCGCGGCCAACGCGACGGCCCGGGCGTCGACAACGCAGTTGCTCGCGGCAGCCGAGGATGAAGTGTCGGCGGCGGTTGCGGCGTTGTTCGGCGAGCATGGGCAGGCCTACCAGGCGATCAGTACGCAGGCTGCGCGGTTCCACCAGCAGTTTGTGCAATCGATTAGCGCGGGGTCGGGCGCATATGCGGCCGCGGAAGCAACGAACGCCTCGCTGGTGCAAACCGCTTTGGACGTGATCAATGCCCCCAGCAACGCGTTGCTGGGTCGTCCGCTGATCGGCAACGGCACCAACGGCACCGCGGGGACCGGCGAAGCCGGCGGGCCGGGCGGGCTGTTGTGGGGTAACGGCGGTGACGGCGGATCAGGGGCGCCCGGGCAGACGGGCGGCGCCGGCGGGGCGGCCGGTTTATTCGGTAACGGTGGAGCCGGGGGCGCCGGGGGAGGCGGGGTAACCGGCAAGACCGGGATCCCGGGTCAGATCGGCGGCGTCGGCGGCGGGGGTGGCGCTGGCGGGGCGGGCGGCCACGGCGGGCTGTTGTGGGGCAATGGGGGCGCCGGAGGTGTCGGCGGTGCCGGGGGCACCGGTGGAACCGGCGGCCCGACGAATCCCGCCGGCGTCGTGGGTGCAGGCGGGCCCGGCGGCGCGGGTGGCCTCGGCGGCGCGGGCGGGCCGGCCGGATTGTTCGGCACTGCCGGTCAGACGGGCGCCACCGGCGCTACCGGCGCGACCGGAAGCGGAGGCGGTGGAGGAGGTGGCGGCGGCGGCTTCACCACCATTTGGCGTGACGACTTCACCGGCGCCGCAGGCTCCCCGGTGAACGGCGCGAACTGGCTCTACGACCTGGGCCACGGCTATCCCGGTGGCGCCAACAACTGGGGCACCGGCGAAATCGAGTCGATGACCAACAGCACCAACAACGTCTACCTCGACGGCAACGGCCACCTGGCCATCAAGCCGATCCGAGACGCCGCCGGGAACTGGACCTCGGGCCGGATCGAGACGCAGCGCACCGACTTCGCGGCGCCGACCGGCGGCGTGCTGCGCATCGAGGCGTCGATTCAGCAGCCCAACGTCGACACCACCAACGGCAAGGGCTACTGGCCGGCCTTCTGGGCGCTCGGTGACGCTGCGCGGCCAGTCGGCGCCAGCAACTGGCCGAGCATCGGCGAGCTGGACATCATGGAGAGCATCAACGGCCGCAGTTCGGTGTTCGGCACCGTACATGGCGGCACCGCTCCCGGCGGGCCGTTCAACGAGTTCAACGGAATCGGTTCCGGCGAACGCCCGGTGACGGGCGCGCAAACCAGCTTCCACACCTACGCCATCGAACTGGACCGCAGCACCAGCGTCGAACAGTTGCGCTGGTACCTGGACGGCAACAACTATTTCTCCGTCAACGCCAACCAGGTCCCCGCGGCGGACTGGAACAACGCCACCCATCACGGGTTCTTCGTCATCTTGAACGTGGCCATGGGCGGTGGCTTCCCGGCGGCATTCGGCGGCGGCCCAACCGCCGCAACGCTTTCCGGGCAACCGATGCTCGTCGACTACGTCTCGGTGTCCACCAAGGGCTGA
- a CDS encoding DUF2993 domain-containing protein produces the protein MTTPQGPSRGNPPEWNRPTEPGPGRRPAPPPPPPPPSGSPTQRIPHGGRPNPPPPPPNRPQPPGRQQPPAARPYAPANPPAPAPDQPVWGDQATTRLPTPPPPPPEDAPAAKTRRRRPKALVLGIVLAVVVALVIGAELLIRHLAGNKVASAVACEVEDSATVSFAAMPPMLWQYLSDSYPSISVRTAGNQVRSAKGMKVSIDIKDLRLSDSGNSKGTIGSLNGTITWSSDGIKQSVQDAIPVLGSFVTSKVTTNPGDGTIELKGMLDSVTVKPHIVNNGLSLQVVNLTALGSKMSTDTVQSNLDSLTSKATQNYPVGIHADTVKVTDSGLEATFSTTNASIPASSSNGQDCFSGL, from the coding sequence GTGACAACTCCGCAAGGGCCGTCCCGCGGGAACCCGCCGGAATGGAATCGGCCCACCGAGCCCGGCCCCGGCCGGAGGCCGGCACCCCCGCCACCCCCGCCGCCTCCGTCGGGATCACCGACCCAACGGATCCCGCACGGAGGACGGCCCAATCCGCCGCCACCTCCGCCGAACCGGCCGCAACCGCCGGGCCGCCAGCAGCCGCCGGCCGCCCGCCCCTATGCGCCGGCAAACCCGCCCGCCCCGGCGCCGGATCAGCCCGTTTGGGGAGATCAGGCCACGACTCGGCTGCCCACTCCGCCGCCACCGCCGCCCGAGGACGCGCCGGCCGCAAAAACCCGCCGTCGGCGGCCGAAGGCCCTGGTGCTGGGCATCGTGCTGGCGGTCGTGGTGGCACTCGTGATCGGTGCGGAGTTGCTGATCCGTCACCTGGCGGGGAACAAGGTGGCGAGCGCTGTCGCGTGCGAGGTGGAGGACAGCGCCACCGTCTCCTTTGCCGCCATGCCTCCGATGCTGTGGCAGTACCTCAGCGACTCCTACCCGAGCATCTCGGTGCGGACGGCCGGCAATCAAGTGCGCAGCGCCAAGGGTATGAAGGTCAGCATCGACATCAAGGACCTCCGACTGAGCGACTCCGGCAACTCCAAGGGCACCATCGGCTCGCTGAACGGCACCATCACGTGGTCCTCCGACGGCATCAAGCAATCGGTCCAGGACGCCATTCCGGTCCTGGGCAGCTTTGTGACCAGCAAGGTCACCACCAATCCCGGCGACGGAACCATCGAATTGAAGGGGATGCTCGACAGCGTCACCGTCAAGCCCCATATCGTCAACAACGGGCTGTCGTTGCAGGTGGTCAACCTGACTGCGCTGGGCTCGAAGATGTCGACGGACACGGTGCAGAGCAACCTGGACAGCCTCACGTCCAAGGCGACGCAGAATTATCCGGTGGGCATCCACGCCGACACCGTCAAGGTCACCGACAGCGGCCTGGAAGCCACGTTCTCGACCACTAACGCGAGCATCCCAGCATCGTCATCGAACGGTCAGGACTGCTTCAGCGGGTTGTGA
- a CDS encoding SDR family oxidoreductase — translation MKIDGSVAVVTGAGSGIGRAIAAELASAGASVVAGDIDADSAAETAAMIGGVASAADAASTDGIATLLDIARRTYGPVDIYVANAGISGQLGLGDDEAAWDRIIDINLRAHIRAAKAVVPQWLERGSGHFVAVASAAGLLTQLGAAPYSVTKHAAVGFAEWLAIRYGDQGIGVSCVCPMGVDTPMLRGMSESPDAEMRMAGAAVTSAGAVAAPQAVAALVVQAIVEQKFLVLPHPEVLTMYRQKGADYERWIAGMRRYQRTLE, via the coding sequence GTGAAGATCGATGGATCGGTGGCAGTGGTCACCGGAGCGGGCTCGGGCATCGGCCGGGCCATTGCGGCGGAGCTGGCCTCGGCCGGTGCCTCGGTAGTGGCCGGCGACATCGACGCGGATTCGGCCGCCGAGACCGCCGCGATGATCGGTGGCGTCGCGTCGGCGGCAGACGCTGCGAGCACGGACGGAATCGCAACGCTGCTCGACATCGCCCGCCGAACCTACGGTCCGGTGGACATCTACGTCGCCAACGCCGGTATCAGCGGCCAACTCGGCCTCGGCGACGACGAAGCAGCCTGGGACCGGATCATCGACATCAACCTGCGTGCTCACATCCGCGCCGCCAAAGCCGTTGTGCCGCAATGGCTTGAGCGTGGCAGCGGACATTTTGTCGCCGTCGCGTCGGCAGCCGGGCTCTTGACCCAACTGGGCGCCGCCCCCTACAGCGTGACCAAGCACGCCGCCGTCGGGTTCGCCGAGTGGCTGGCCATCAGATACGGCGACCAGGGAATCGGGGTGAGCTGCGTGTGCCCGATGGGTGTGGACACTCCAATGCTGCGCGGCATGTCGGAATCCCCGGACGCGGAGATGCGGATGGCCGGCGCCGCCGTCACCAGTGCCGGTGCGGTGGCTGCCCCGCAGGCCGTTGCGGCTCTCGTGGTCCAGGCGATCGTCGAGCAGAAGTTCCTGGTGCTTCCGCACCCCGAGGTGCTGACCATGTATCGGCAGAAGGGCGCCGACTACGAGCGCTGGATCGCCGGCATGCGCCGCTATCAGCGCACCCTCGAGTAA
- a CDS encoding alpha/beta fold hydrolase codes for MPFGPPLDCAAQIGRAEGDVISNLVLATRTGRVRCFAVDVAGCGTKRGRDTSSLDVDDIADELVREIVAAGMEHVVLVGHSHAGMLLPRIVEGPQ; via the coding sequence GTGCCGTTTGGCCCGCCGCTCGATTGCGCGGCGCAAATCGGGAGGGCTGAAGGGGATGTGATCAGCAACTTGGTTCTGGCCACCCGAACCGGCCGGGTTCGCTGCTTCGCAGTCGATGTAGCCGGTTGCGGAACCAAGCGAGGTCGCGATACTTCCAGCCTCGACGTCGACGACATCGCTGATGAACTCGTCCGGGAGATCGTTGCCGCTGGAATGGAACATGTTGTGCTGGTAGGACATTCGCACGCAGGCATGCTGCTGCCGCGCATCGTCGAGGGCCCACAGTAG
- a CDS encoding MPT63 family protein codes for MRFTKTTLKTAIGAAAIAGSVFGAGIANAAPPSIEGFGTSQQLIDGPMITTYTVSNLQQSTIAIPGYTPKGTIYQANVTARSDGGTVTPIVKDFSARGPNGQTYKLIDKAQVPNGLNPAPIPQGSESTGTLYFDVTGAAPNGVVYNDGLQDILIWTSNVPGTSAPGDMPNSSPAPGAPPAPAT; via the coding sequence GTGAGGTTCACAAAGACAACTCTGAAGACAGCGATCGGAGCCGCCGCAATTGCCGGGAGCGTCTTCGGCGCCGGAATTGCTAATGCGGCGCCGCCGAGCATCGAAGGATTCGGAACGAGCCAGCAGCTGATCGACGGGCCGATGATCACCACCTATACGGTCAGCAACCTGCAACAGAGCACCATCGCCATTCCCGGCTACACGCCTAAGGGAACGATCTACCAGGCAAATGTCACCGCCAGGTCGGACGGCGGCACCGTCACCCCGATAGTGAAAGACTTCAGTGCCCGTGGGCCGAACGGACAGACATACAAGCTGATCGACAAGGCGCAGGTTCCCAACGGGTTGAACCCGGCGCCAATTCCGCAAGGCAGCGAATCGACGGGCACGCTCTACTTCGATGTGACCGGAGCGGCTCCGAACGGTGTGGTCTACAACGACGGATTGCAGGACATTCTGATTTGGACCTCGAACGTTCCTGGCACTTCCGCACCCGGCGACATGCCGAATTCGAGTCCGGCGCCAGGTGCACCACCCGCCCCGGCGACCTGA